The Shewanella zhangzhouensis genome has a window encoding:
- the acs gene encoding acetate--CoA ligase has protein sequence MSTQSLYSVPADIAANALVNNEQYQKMYQESVANPEGFWGEHAKRIDWIKPFTQVKDTSYDDQNLYIKWFHDGTLNASANCLDRHLATKGDDIAIIWEGDDASEQRKVTYRELHAEVCQFANALKAEGVKRGDVVTIYMPMVVEATVAMLACARIGAVHSVVFGGFSPDSIASRVIDGKSKLLITADEGVRGGRKIPLKGNIDEALNRPDVTTVETVIVLKRTGGAVNWVEGRDKWWHQVTDAAATDCPVEEMGAEDPLFLLYTSGSTGNPKGVLHTTGGYLVYASMTHEYVFDYKPGEVYWCTADVGWITGHSYMVYGPLANGATILIHEGIPNFPSPARLGEIVDRHQVNILYTAPTLIRALMAEGKQHFDNFEGKSLRIMGSVGEPINPEAWRWYHEVIGHEHCPIVDTWWQTETGGILITPLPGATDTKPGSATRPFFGVQPALVDNEGNILEGATEGNLVLLDSWPGQMRTVYGDHERFVLTYFKTFRGMYFTGDGARRDEDGYYWITGRVDDVINVSGHRLGTAEVESALVAHDLVAEAAVVGYPHDIKGQGIYAYVTLTKGTEATEELRQELRQWVRKEIGALATPDLIQWANGLPKTRSGKIMRRFLRKIAANEITNLGDASTLADPSVIDTLIESRLNRAD, from the coding sequence ATGAGCACGCAGTCTCTCTACTCAGTGCCCGCCGATATCGCCGCCAATGCACTGGTAAACAACGAACAATATCAAAAGATGTACCAGGAATCCGTCGCCAATCCCGAGGGTTTCTGGGGAGAGCATGCCAAACGCATCGATTGGATAAAACCTTTCACTCAGGTCAAGGACACTTCCTACGACGACCAGAACCTGTACATCAAATGGTTCCATGACGGCACTCTCAACGCCTCCGCCAACTGCCTCGACCGCCATCTGGCCACCAAGGGTGATGATATCGCAATCATTTGGGAAGGCGATGATGCCAGCGAGCAGCGCAAAGTCACCTATCGTGAACTGCACGCCGAGGTGTGTCAGTTTGCCAATGCCCTTAAGGCTGAAGGTGTAAAGCGTGGTGATGTCGTCACCATTTATATGCCCATGGTGGTCGAAGCGACCGTCGCCATGCTCGCCTGCGCCCGTATAGGTGCAGTGCATTCGGTTGTATTCGGTGGTTTCTCACCCGACTCCATCGCATCCCGCGTCATTGATGGTAAATCCAAACTGCTTATTACCGCCGATGAAGGCGTACGTGGCGGCCGTAAAATTCCGCTCAAAGGGAATATCGACGAGGCTCTGAATCGTCCCGATGTGACCACGGTGGAAACCGTTATCGTACTCAAACGCACCGGCGGCGCCGTAAACTGGGTCGAAGGCCGCGATAAGTGGTGGCATCAGGTAACGGACGCTGCCGCAACAGACTGCCCGGTTGAGGAAATGGGCGCCGAAGACCCGCTGTTCCTGCTGTATACCTCAGGCTCCACCGGTAACCCCAAGGGTGTACTGCACACCACTGGCGGGTATCTGGTTTACGCCTCCATGACCCACGAATATGTGTTTGATTACAAACCCGGTGAAGTGTACTGGTGTACTGCCGACGTGGGCTGGATCACCGGTCACAGCTACATGGTCTATGGGCCACTGGCCAACGGTGCCACCATCCTTATCCATGAAGGTATCCCCAATTTCCCAAGCCCTGCACGCCTGGGTGAAATCGTGGACCGTCATCAGGTCAATATCCTGTACACGGCCCCAACCCTCATCCGTGCGCTCATGGCCGAAGGCAAGCAGCACTTTGACAATTTCGAAGGCAAATCGCTGCGCATCATGGGGTCTGTGGGTGAGCCCATCAACCCTGAAGCCTGGCGCTGGTACCATGAGGTGATTGGCCATGAACATTGCCCAATCGTGGATACCTGGTGGCAAACCGAAACCGGCGGCATCCTGATCACCCCGCTGCCAGGCGCCACTGATACCAAACCCGGCTCGGCCACCCGCCCCTTCTTTGGCGTACAGCCTGCACTGGTGGACAACGAAGGCAACATTCTCGAAGGCGCCACCGAAGGCAACCTGGTGCTGCTGGACTCCTGGCCCGGTCAGATGCGTACCGTCTACGGCGACCACGAGCGCTTTGTGCTGACCTATTTCAAGACCTTCCGCGGCATGTACTTCACCGGTGACGGTGCCCGCCGTGACGAAGACGGTTACTACTGGATCACCGGCCGTGTGGATGACGTGATTAACGTATCCGGTCACCGCCTCGGCACCGCCGAAGTGGAAAGCGCCCTGGTTGCACATGACCTGGTCGCCGAAGCAGCTGTGGTGGGTTATCCCCATGACATCAAGGGACAGGGTATTTATGCCTATGTCACCCTGACCAAGGGCACCGAAGCCACCGAAGAACTGCGTCAGGAGCTGCGTCAGTGGGTACGTAAAGAAATCGGCGCCCTGGCAACGCCCGATTTGATCCAGTGGGCCAACGGTTTACCCAAGACCCGCTCCGGTAAAATCATGCGTCGCTTTCTGCGTAAGATTGCGGCAAACGAAATCACCAACCTGGGTGATGCTTCCACCCTGGCCGATCCATCAGTTATCGATACCCTTATCGAAAGCCGCTTGAATCGCGCCGACTAA
- a CDS encoding hybrid sensor histidine kinase/response regulator — protein sequence MNLTLFVAVIAVFYVFLLFLLAWGAERWFSGVTKKLQTWIYGLSLAVYCSSWSFLGTVGQSAGDLWSFLPIFLGPILIFTFGFGMLRKMVVVSKAQNITSVADFIAARYGKSQGLAALVTLIALFGIMPYIALQLKAMVASLNLFQESGQPLDGMSVALIISVVLAVFAILFGTRKLDATEHNPGMMLAIAFESLVKLAAFLLVGLVISFGVFDGFSDIWQQADEAGIIQHPKLRLEAILPDLVVGIAAFLCMPRQFHVMVVECAGESVLRRGRWIFPVYIALFGLFVAPLALAGKLLLGDSVPADSYVINLPLALNADGLAIVALLGTLSAATGMVIVAVVTISIMISNEWLVPLMLRSGRIRKKNFAQFSQFLLNARRLAIVIILGIGYLSFLYLADSDSLAHLGMLAFGAFAQLAPALVGGLYWKHGNRAGVFLGLAAGFGLWVWILLQGAGERVASAGLSDVWLLSYISPNVSDTLLAIMVNSVFYVLGSIWFRAGVVERIQASSFVSPGELKTAGNRRTGPISQQDLLILVSRFVSPTRAYESFSRFSPEAVNRDSWNKAASPELIAHTEHLLSGVLGASSAALVLDSVIAGRDLALDEVLSLVDEASSKVILSQEMLRGAIEHAYEGISVVDKDLNLVAWNARYGELYQYPDNFLQPGMPINEVIRFNAARGYCGVGDIEEQVERRVQHMRNGTPHTSERERSDGKVIKIQGNPMPDGGFVMTFTDITQYRAQERALKESNETLESRVKERTYELAMLNSQLLEAKAQEEMANASKSRFLAAVGHDLMQPLNAARLFTASLSQYSNLDDEARTTLSHVNSSLKIAGELLTDLLDISKLDSGMVEVNRRDFAVSDILSGLAVEFDAMGKDNQIRFAMVSSSVTINSDPALLRRVLQNFLTNAYRYARGGRVLLGCRHRPGELEIQVLDTGCGIDERELHEIFKEFKRLSNPHSKGVSGLGLGLAIADRISKVLGHDIKVASVLGRGSVFSISVPLGKTVTAPVPTRRPTVLQPLAGVKVLCIDNEEAILAGLESLLRRWQCEVICARDLGDARIKLGLKGLAPDIVLADYHLDDGQNGVDAMDGIRALYGEHLPGILITANTRKDLVEDVQRRGYHYMAKMVKPAALRALISSLVK from the coding sequence ATGAATCTGACCCTCTTTGTTGCCGTGATCGCGGTTTTTTACGTCTTTCTGCTCTTCCTCCTGGCATGGGGCGCCGAGCGTTGGTTCAGTGGCGTGACCAAGAAGCTGCAAACCTGGATTTATGGTCTGAGTTTGGCGGTATATTGTTCATCCTGGAGCTTTTTGGGCACTGTTGGCCAGTCGGCGGGAGACCTCTGGTCGTTTTTGCCTATTTTTCTCGGGCCCATACTCATTTTCACCTTCGGCTTTGGCATGCTGCGTAAAATGGTGGTGGTATCCAAGGCGCAGAACATCACCTCGGTGGCCGACTTTATCGCCGCCCGTTATGGCAAGTCTCAGGGGCTGGCGGCCCTGGTTACCCTAATCGCACTCTTCGGCATCATGCCTTATATCGCGTTGCAGCTTAAGGCCATGGTGGCGTCACTCAATCTCTTTCAGGAGTCGGGCCAGCCCCTGGATGGCATGAGTGTGGCGCTGATTATTTCTGTGGTGCTGGCAGTATTTGCCATCCTCTTTGGTACCAGAAAGCTTGATGCCACGGAACACAATCCGGGGATGATGCTCGCCATCGCCTTCGAATCTTTGGTGAAACTGGCGGCATTTTTGTTGGTGGGCCTGGTTATCAGCTTCGGCGTTTTTGATGGCTTCTCCGACATCTGGCAACAGGCGGATGAGGCCGGGATCATCCAACATCCCAAGCTCAGACTCGAAGCCATACTGCCGGACCTGGTCGTCGGCATTGCCGCTTTTTTGTGTATGCCGCGCCAGTTCCACGTGATGGTGGTGGAATGTGCAGGTGAAAGTGTCCTTCGCCGCGGCCGCTGGATATTCCCTGTTTATATTGCCCTCTTCGGGCTATTTGTGGCACCGCTGGCCCTGGCGGGTAAGCTGCTTCTTGGTGACAGTGTGCCCGCCGACAGTTATGTGATTAACCTGCCGCTGGCCCTCAATGCCGATGGCCTTGCCATTGTCGCCCTTCTCGGTACCTTATCTGCCGCCACCGGTATGGTGATAGTGGCGGTGGTGACCATCTCCATCATGATAAGTAACGAATGGCTGGTGCCGCTGATGCTCAGAAGCGGCCGCATCCGTAAGAAAAACTTCGCCCAGTTTTCCCAGTTCCTGCTGAATGCCCGCCGCCTCGCGATAGTCATCATCCTTGGCATAGGTTACCTGTCGTTTTTGTACCTTGCCGACAGCGATTCACTGGCTCATTTGGGCATGCTGGCCTTTGGTGCCTTCGCGCAGCTCGCCCCCGCACTGGTGGGCGGCCTTTATTGGAAGCACGGCAATCGCGCCGGCGTCTTTTTGGGACTGGCTGCGGGATTCGGGCTTTGGGTGTGGATTTTGCTGCAAGGCGCGGGTGAGCGTGTGGCCAGCGCCGGGTTATCGGATGTGTGGCTGCTGTCTTACATAAGCCCGAATGTGTCTGACACCCTGCTTGCCATCATGGTGAACTCGGTATTCTATGTGCTGGGCTCCATCTGGTTCAGGGCCGGGGTGGTTGAGCGTATTCAGGCCAGTAGCTTCGTATCACCGGGGGAGCTTAAAACTGCCGGTAACCGCCGCACCGGCCCTATCTCTCAGCAGGACTTGCTGATTTTGGTGAGCCGTTTTGTCAGTCCCACCCGTGCCTATGAAAGCTTCAGCCGCTTTTCCCCCGAAGCGGTCAACCGCGACAGCTGGAATAAGGCCGCGTCACCGGAACTCATCGCTCACACGGAACACCTGCTTTCGGGCGTGCTTGGCGCCTCCAGCGCCGCGTTGGTGCTAGATTCAGTTATCGCGGGGCGGGATCTGGCGCTGGATGAAGTGCTGTCGTTAGTGGATGAGGCCTCCTCCAAGGTCATCCTGAGTCAGGAAATGCTCAGGGGGGCAATTGAGCACGCCTATGAAGGCATCAGCGTAGTGGATAAAGACCTGAATCTGGTCGCCTGGAATGCCCGCTACGGTGAGCTTTATCAGTATCCGGATAATTTCCTGCAGCCGGGCATGCCCATCAACGAAGTCATTCGTTTCAATGCCGCACGTGGATACTGTGGTGTTGGCGATATCGAAGAGCAGGTAGAGCGGCGCGTGCAGCATATGCGAAACGGGACGCCACACACCTCTGAGCGGGAGCGCAGCGACGGCAAGGTGATAAAAATTCAGGGAAACCCCATGCCAGACGGCGGTTTTGTGATGACCTTTACCGACATTACCCAATACCGCGCCCAGGAGCGGGCACTGAAAGAGTCCAACGAAACCCTGGAGAGCAGGGTGAAAGAGCGGACTTATGAGCTTGCCATGCTCAATAGCCAGCTGCTGGAAGCCAAGGCCCAGGAAGAGATGGCCAACGCCTCAAAAAGCCGGTTTTTGGCGGCAGTGGGTCATGATCTGATGCAGCCGCTGAACGCAGCACGACTGTTTACGGCATCGCTTTCCCAGTACAGCAATCTCGATGACGAGGCCCGCACCACCTTATCCCATGTGAACAGCTCGCTTAAAATCGCCGGTGAGTTGCTTACCGACCTCCTGGACATCTCCAAGCTGGACTCCGGCATGGTAGAGGTCAACCGACGGGATTTTGCGGTATCGGATATTCTCTCCGGTTTGGCGGTCGAATTCGATGCCATGGGCAAAGACAATCAGATTCGTTTTGCCATGGTGTCGTCCAGCGTCACCATCAACTCTGACCCGGCGCTGCTCAGGCGCGTATTGCAAAACTTTTTGACCAACGCTTACCGTTATGCCCGCGGTGGCCGGGTACTGCTTGGCTGCCGCCATCGCCCCGGTGAGCTTGAGATCCAGGTGCTGGACACGGGGTGCGGCATTGATGAGCGGGAACTTCACGAAATTTTCAAAGAGTTCAAACGACTGTCGAATCCACACAGCAAGGGCGTCAGTGGCCTTGGCTTGGGGCTTGCCATTGCAGACAGGATAAGCAAGGTGCTCGGCCATGATATCAAGGTGGCTTCTGTACTGGGGCGTGGCTCGGTGTTCTCCATCTCTGTGCCACTTGGTAAAACCGTCACTGCGCCCGTGCCAACCCGCAGGCCCACTGTGCTGCAGCCGCTGGCCGGGGTGAAGGTGCTTTGTATCGACAACGAAGAAGCTATTCTTGCCGGGCTTGAGAGTCTGCTCAGGCGCTGGCAGTGTGAGGTCATCTGCGCGCGGGATCTCGGTGACGCCCGTATCAAGCTGGGCCTCAAGGGGCTGGCGCCGGATATAGTACTGGCGGATTATCATCTGGATGATGGCCAGAACGGCGTGGATGCCATGGACGGGATACGTGCTCTCTATGGCGAGCACTTGCCCGGCATTCTTATTACCGCCAATACCCGTAAAGATTTGGTGGAAGACGTACAGCGCCGCGGCTACCACTACATGGCGAAGATGGTTAAACCGGCGGCGCTCAGGGCATTGATTTCAAGTTTGGTGAAATAA
- a CDS encoding DEAD/DEAH box helicase has product MTIKLRDYQQDAIEATLAHFRESRESALLVLPTGAGKSLVIAELARLAKGRVLVLTHVKELVAQNAQKVDALAGNASIFSAGLGEKDTGGKTVIAGIQSAAVNVAAFDAPFSLVIIDECHRVSLDENSQYRQLFSQLREKNPDLLLLGLTATPYRLGEGAIYKRHVRGHVGNPDKGVFDICIFELPIRSLIKQGYLTQPLLLDGLAAQYNFASLKASEETDYQEAEVQAILDTSTRATTTIIGQIKALAQQRLGVIIFAATVRHAKEIMALLDETAALITADTPGPERDKIITAFKAQELKFLVNVAVLTTGFDAPHVDLIAILRPTASVSLFQQMVGRGLRLFPKKTECLILDYAANGFSLYHPDVGKPRPDSKSVPVQVPCPACGYANLFWGKADADGDIVEHYGRRCQGLLDDGNQCDFRFRARICPDCGAENDIAARVCRGCDSALVDPDKHLKAVLAHKHHHLFKVSDMLLGASETGLEVTYVDMDGNQFVERFKMQTPAQKKALFALFLLRHQRAPGLPLPKYPSAEALIKDSARFRAPELLLLKKSKFGWQLVDKFFDYRGKYQTRTRFAD; this is encoded by the coding sequence ATGACGATAAAACTCAGGGATTATCAGCAAGATGCTATAGAAGCAACTCTCGCCCATTTCAGAGAGAGCCGCGAGTCTGCCCTGCTGGTACTGCCAACCGGCGCCGGAAAAAGTCTGGTGATAGCCGAGCTTGCCCGTCTGGCAAAAGGGCGGGTATTGGTGCTGACCCACGTCAAAGAGTTGGTGGCCCAAAACGCCCAAAAAGTGGATGCACTCGCGGGCAACGCCAGCATCTTTTCTGCCGGACTCGGCGAAAAAGACACAGGCGGTAAAACTGTGATTGCCGGCATCCAGTCCGCTGCAGTCAATGTCGCGGCCTTTGATGCGCCATTTTCGTTGGTGATCATCGATGAGTGCCACAGAGTCAGCCTTGACGAAAACAGCCAATATCGGCAGCTGTTCAGTCAGCTGCGGGAGAAAAATCCGGACCTCTTGCTGCTCGGGCTTACTGCTACCCCCTATCGGTTGGGAGAAGGCGCGATATATAAACGTCATGTTCGTGGCCATGTGGGCAATCCCGACAAGGGCGTGTTCGATATCTGTATCTTCGAACTGCCCATCCGCAGCTTAATAAAACAAGGGTATTTAACCCAGCCGTTGCTGCTCGATGGTCTGGCCGCCCAGTATAACTTTGCCTCGCTCAAAGCCTCTGAAGAAACGGATTACCAGGAGGCCGAGGTGCAGGCCATTCTGGATACCAGCACCCGGGCTACGACTACCATCATTGGTCAGATAAAGGCACTGGCGCAGCAGCGTCTTGGGGTCATTATCTTCGCGGCCACAGTGCGCCATGCCAAAGAAATCATGGCACTGCTTGATGAGACTGCAGCGCTTATCACCGCCGACACCCCCGGGCCCGAGCGCGATAAGATCATCACCGCATTTAAAGCACAGGAACTGAAGTTTCTGGTGAATGTGGCGGTACTGACCACAGGCTTTGACGCGCCCCACGTGGATTTGATTGCCATATTGCGACCCACCGCCTCGGTAAGTCTATTCCAGCAAATGGTTGGGCGGGGCCTCAGGCTCTTCCCCAAAAAAACCGAGTGTCTCATTCTCGACTACGCCGCCAACGGATTCAGCCTGTACCACCCGGATGTGGGTAAACCCAGACCCGACAGCAAGAGTGTCCCCGTGCAGGTGCCCTGCCCAGCCTGCGGTTATGCCAACCTCTTTTGGGGCAAAGCCGATGCCGATGGCGACATAGTCGAGCACTACGGCAGGCGCTGTCAGGGTTTGCTAGACGATGGCAATCAGTGTGACTTTCGCTTTCGCGCCCGCATCTGTCCCGATTGCGGCGCCGAAAATGATATTGCCGCCAGAGTGTGCCGCGGCTGCGACTCCGCCCTGGTCGACCCGGACAAGCACCTCAAAGCTGTGCTGGCGCACAAGCACCATCACCTCTTTAAAGTCAGTGACATGCTTCTTGGGGCCTCCGAGACGGGCCTTGAGGTGACCTATGTGGATATGGACGGAAACCAGTTTGTTGAACGGTTTAAAATGCAAACACCGGCGCAGAAAAAAGCCCTCTTTGCCCTGTTTTTACTGCGTCACCAACGGGCGCCGGGACTTCCACTACCCAAATACCCCAGCGCCGAAGCCCTGATAAAAGACAGCGCCAGGTTCAGGGCGCCGGAGCTGCTGTTGCTGAAAAAGAGCAAGTTTGGCTGGCAGCTGGTCGACAAATTTTTTGATTACCGGGGCAAGTATCAAACCCGCACGCGATTTGCTGACTAA
- a CDS encoding GrxA family glutaredoxin, with protein sequence MYVVIFGRPGCPYCVRAEQLCEQLAEKREDFRFRYVDIHAEGISKEDLSKTVGKPVETVPQIFVDKTHVGGCTDFEAYVREHNLLA encoded by the coding sequence ATGTACGTTGTAATTTTTGGCCGTCCCGGCTGCCCCTATTGCGTTCGTGCCGAGCAACTTTGTGAGCAGCTTGCCGAAAAACGTGAAGACTTCCGCTTCCGCTATGTGGATATCCATGCCGAAGGGATCAGCAAAGAAGACCTGTCCAAGACGGTTGGCAAGCCCGTGGAAACCGTACCGCAGATTTTTGTGGACAAGACCCACGTAGGTGGCTGCACCGACTTTGAGGCCTATGTTCGCGAGCACAATCTGCTGGCCTGA
- the ybgF gene encoding tol-pal system protein YbgF — protein MKKTVLLVAMLAAGQAFAAAPVEDLGGGGSLDERIAKLERILKAKQQTDFDMQRRLDALQQEVLDLRGLTEQQNYQINQMLERQRKLYEEIASLSSGAAKVQPQAQVPVSAAGGASSPVVSGGTVAVEASLNETASYEQAINLVLKERKYDEAIAAFRSFVKKYPGSNYTDNANYWLGQLLYNKNELDEARGAFTVVVEKYPDSSKRGDSLVKLGLIAEKKGDTVGAKNLYRKVIKEYANSAAARIAQQQLNAL, from the coding sequence ATGAAAAAGACTGTATTACTGGTAGCCATGCTGGCGGCGGGTCAGGCTTTTGCCGCCGCGCCGGTTGAAGATTTGGGTGGTGGCGGTAGCCTCGATGAGCGTATCGCCAAGCTTGAGCGAATTCTGAAAGCCAAACAGCAAACCGACTTTGACATGCAGCGTCGCTTGGACGCCCTGCAGCAGGAAGTGCTGGATTTGCGTGGGCTCACGGAGCAGCAGAACTATCAAATCAACCAGATGCTTGAGCGTCAGCGCAAGCTGTATGAAGAGATAGCCAGCTTGAGTTCAGGCGCAGCCAAGGTGCAGCCCCAGGCGCAGGTACCTGTCAGTGCAGCCGGTGGTGCAAGCTCGCCGGTCGTCAGTGGCGGTACTGTGGCGGTGGAAGCTTCACTCAATGAGACCGCATCTTACGAGCAGGCCATTAACCTGGTGCTCAAAGAGCGCAAGTACGATGAGGCTATCGCGGCATTTCGCAGTTTTGTCAAAAAATACCCTGGCTCAAACTACACTGATAATGCCAACTATTGGCTGGGTCAGCTCCTCTATAATAAGAACGAGCTCGACGAAGCCCGTGGTGCCTTTACTGTGGTGGTGGAAAAATATCCCGACTCCAGCAAGCGCGGTGACAGCCTGGTCAAGCTGGGTCTGATTGCCGAGAAGAAAGGCGATACCGTTGGCGCTAAAAACCTGTACCGCAAGGTAATAAAAGAGTACGCAAACAGTGCTGCGGCGCGCATTGCACAGCAGCAATTGAACGCACTTTGA
- a CDS encoding sensor histidine kinase translates to MDSMLSTIIEKVSNTRGEAFFNSITLALHDAIGADFTFVAILDKENYSSHTLALVADGKLVDNISYSLANTPCANAADDSVCCYRADVTVSFPEDLMLQDMGIEGYLGTPLHDLKGEVMGIIVALYRRPIDNHTWALELFKLFSGRIEAELDRVEHEKKLEQANQSLETKVAERTEHLNRVIADLKQAQDKLIESEKMAAMGSLVAGLAHEVNTPLGVAITSSSVIKEHRDLLVNAYRSGELSTEQLDEFLDVCDNALSLLDINLHRAIKLVESFKRTAADQHTNETEHINLAQYYHQVITAVKPLLKTMQAQVTVEIPTDWEVDTVPGAHSQILTNLLSNSINHAFTQGEDNQIHIRGKRLADGSYHIHYSDNGKGLSEETRKRIFEPFYTTARAKGGIGLGMSIVFNLVHQQLNGALSLPESDKGFAMEFSFKG, encoded by the coding sequence ATGGACTCGATGCTATCCACAATCATTGAAAAGGTTTCCAATACCCGGGGCGAAGCATTTTTCAATAGCATAACCCTGGCGCTGCACGATGCCATTGGCGCAGACTTCACCTTCGTTGCCATCCTGGATAAAGAAAACTACAGCTCACATACCCTGGCATTGGTGGCAGATGGCAAGCTGGTTGACAACATCTCCTACTCCCTTGCCAATACTCCCTGTGCCAATGCTGCCGACGATTCGGTTTGCTGCTACCGGGCCGATGTCACAGTGAGCTTCCCTGAAGACCTGATGCTGCAGGACATGGGGATTGAAGGCTACCTTGGCACACCGCTGCACGATCTCAAGGGAGAGGTGATGGGGATCATTGTCGCGCTCTATCGCCGCCCTATTGATAATCACACCTGGGCGCTGGAGCTGTTCAAACTGTTTTCGGGGCGCATAGAAGCCGAGCTTGACCGAGTCGAGCACGAAAAAAAGCTCGAGCAGGCCAATCAATCCCTCGAGACTAAAGTCGCCGAGCGTACCGAGCACCTAAACCGGGTTATTGCCGATTTAAAGCAGGCTCAGGATAAGCTTATCGAGTCGGAAAAAATGGCGGCGATGGGCAGCCTGGTGGCAGGTCTTGCCCATGAAGTGAACACACCGCTGGGTGTTGCAATTACAAGTTCCAGCGTCATTAAAGAACACAGAGACCTGCTGGTTAATGCCTATCGCAGCGGGGAACTTTCCACCGAACAATTGGATGAGTTTCTCGATGTCTGCGATAACGCGCTGTCGTTATTGGATATCAATCTTCATCGGGCCATCAAACTGGTTGAAAGCTTTAAACGCACCGCGGCCGACCAGCACACCAACGAGACCGAGCACATTAATCTGGCGCAGTATTACCATCAGGTCATTACCGCCGTTAAACCACTGCTTAAAACCATGCAGGCACAGGTTACCGTTGAGATCCCAACAGACTGGGAGGTGGATACTGTCCCGGGTGCCCACTCACAGATCCTCACCAATCTGCTCAGTAACAGCATCAATCATGCCTTCACCCAGGGCGAGGACAATCAAATCCACATCCGTGGCAAGCGCCTTGCCGATGGAAGTTACCACATCCATTACAGTGACAACGGTAAGGGCCTCAGCGAAGAAACCAGAAAACGCATTTTCGAACCCTTTTACACCACAGCGCGCGCCAAAGGCGGCATTGGTCTTGGAATGAGCATCGTCTTTAACCTTGTTCACCAACAGCTCAATGGCGCCCTGAGCTTGCCCGAGTCAGATAAAGGATTTGCCATGGAATTCAGCTTTAAGGGATAG
- a CDS encoding DcaP family trimeric outer membrane transporter, with protein MKQAPVSLALASALLAMSGSAIAETGKTDFKFGGYIKADVMFSDYSNGAPESGDLSRQFYVPGTIYGKAGNGEQVVDFQARETRFNFKTTTDLDGHTLTGFIELDFMTHTDGNERVSNSYSPRIRHAFVSYDNWTVGQTWTTFQNPGALPENLDFVGAADGTPFVRQAQLRYTNGGFQFAVENPETTVSDYQTGSRITSGSGMMPDVVARYNFKSEGGASFSVAAIGRQLTLENSNYDDSTLGFGASFAGVIPLGKDDLKFTATWGEGLGRYMGLNFANAASVDADGQLDTIGSFGGFVSYRHWWNEQWRSSFTLSGMKVDNNVDITGENVNKDAYSAYVNLLYSPSKPLTFGVEYMFATNSKENGVDGDLNRVIFSAKYVL; from the coding sequence ATGAAACAAGCACCAGTCTCACTTGCGCTGGCCAGTGCGCTTCTGGCGATGTCAGGCTCTGCCATCGCCGAAACCGGAAAAACCGATTTTAAGTTTGGCGGCTATATCAAGGCCGACGTGATGTTCAGTGATTACAGCAATGGCGCACCGGAGTCGGGGGATTTATCCCGTCAGTTTTATGTGCCGGGCACCATTTATGGTAAAGCGGGTAACGGCGAGCAGGTTGTTGATTTCCAGGCCCGTGAAACCCGTTTTAACTTTAAAACCACTACAGATTTGGATGGGCATACTCTGACCGGCTTTATCGAGCTGGACTTTATGACCCATACCGACGGTAACGAGCGGGTTTCCAATAGTTACTCGCCCCGCATTCGCCATGCCTTTGTCAGCTATGACAACTGGACCGTGGGTCAAACCTGGACCACCTTCCAAAACCCAGGTGCTTTGCCTGAAAACCTCGACTTTGTTGGCGCAGCGGATGGTACCCCCTTCGTGCGTCAGGCACAGCTGCGTTACACCAATGGCGGCTTCCAGTTTGCTGTGGAAAACCCTGAAACCACCGTCAGTGATTATCAAACCGGCAGCCGTATCACCAGTGGCAGCGGCATGATGCCCGATGTGGTCGCACGCTATAATTTCAAATCCGAAGGTGGCGCTTCCTTCTCTGTTGCGGCCATTGGTCGTCAGCTGACACTGGAAAACAGCAACTATGATGATTCAACTCTGGGCTTCGGTGCCAGCTTTGCCGGTGTTATTCCACTGGGTAAAGACGATCTGAAGTTCACCGCCACCTGGGGTGAAGGTCTGGGGCGTTACATGGGGCTTAACTTTGCCAATGCCGCTTCAGTAGATGCCGACGGGCAGCTCGATACCATTGGCTCCTTTGGCGGCTTTGTCTCATATCGTCATTGGTGGAACGAGCAGTGGCGCTCAAGCTTCACCCTGTCCGGCATGAAGGTCGACAACAACGTCGATATCACAGGTGAGAACGTGAACAAAGATGCCTACTCAGCCTATGTGAATTTGCTGTACTCCCCAAGCAAGCCGCTGACCTTTGGTGTCGAATACATGTTTGCCACCAACAGCAAAGAAAATGGTGTGGACGGCGACCTGAACCGGGTCATTTTCTCGGCCAAGTATGTGCTCTAA